A window from Microcoleus sp. AS-A8 encodes these proteins:
- a CDS encoding PAS domain S-box protein, which translates to MTTKRVIICVDDETTVLRSLRAELQEALGDDYLIEIAEGGEEALELIAELVADGYEFPVIISDHLMPKMKGDELLKRVHLILPKTLKIMLTGQADLEAVGNAIKDAKLYRYIAKPWQTDDLCLTVKEAVNSYSQDKKLAQQNAQLQEMNQSLAHMNIQLQEMNQTLAKFNREQSMLIDQLHQKESRLLKAEQKYRQIFENALEGIFQITPDGRFLSANQATAQLYGYESPEELMTTITDINHQLYVDPHHRVEFLTLMQQYGAVSEFESQVYRKDGSIIWINENARAVFDFNSSLLYYQGFVEDITERKKAEVDRLQFTKELFQLNQAFSRFVPRQFLQCLNKQSIADVQLGDQVHQEMSVLFADIRDFTTLAETMTPQNIFKLINAYLSRMEPAIIENQGFIDKYMGDGIMALFSGDADDALKAGISMLHRLTEYNQHRAQSGYTPLRIGIGINTGPLMLGTVGGEHRMDSTVISDSVNLASRLESLTKEYGVSLLITHHTFARLHHPAEYSIRFIEQVKVKGKSKAVAVFEAFDGDEPTIRQGKLATLKVFEGGLWLYYKRSFSEAAQMFEAVLTMNPSDTVAQIYLQRCQFQKTKVLPLSPSIPNQEHRF; encoded by the coding sequence ATGACGACTAAACGGGTAATTATCTGTGTCGATGATGAGACAACTGTACTCAGAAGCCTCAGAGCAGAGCTTCAAGAGGCGCTCGGCGATGATTACCTAATCGAAATTGCGGAAGGTGGAGAGGAAGCATTAGAGTTAATTGCAGAATTAGTCGCGGATGGTTATGAATTTCCTGTCATTATTTCTGACCATCTAATGCCCAAAATGAAGGGGGATGAGCTATTAAAGCGTGTCCATCTTATCTTACCTAAAACTCTCAAAATTATGCTGACCGGGCAAGCGGATTTGGAAGCGGTCGGAAATGCCATCAAAGATGCAAAATTATATCGCTATATTGCCAAACCTTGGCAGACAGATGACCTCTGTTTAACTGTAAAAGAAGCGGTTAACAGTTATTCTCAGGATAAAAAACTAGCACAACAGAACGCCCAGCTCCAGGAAATGAATCAATCGCTGGCTCACATGAATATCCAACTTCAGGAAATGAATCAGACGTTGGCAAAATTTAACCGTGAGCAATCCATGCTGATTGACCAACTTCACCAGAAAGAGAGTCGTTTGTTGAAAGCCGAACAAAAATATCGCCAAATTTTTGAAAACGCCCTGGAAGGCATCTTTCAAATTACTCCTGATGGACGTTTCTTGAGTGCGAATCAGGCCACCGCGCAATTATATGGTTACGAATCTCCTGAAGAGTTGATGACAACCATTACCGACATCAACCATCAACTTTATGTCGATCCACACCATCGGGTTGAATTCCTCACCTTAATGCAGCAGTATGGAGCGGTATCTGAGTTTGAATCTCAGGTTTACCGCAAAGATGGGAGCATTATTTGGATTAATGAAAATGCCCGTGCTGTCTTCGATTTTAATAGTTCATTACTCTATTATCAGGGCTTTGTTGAAGATATTACGGAACGGAAAAAAGCCGAAGTCGATCGACTTCAATTTACCAAAGAACTGTTTCAACTTAACCAAGCCTTTTCTCGTTTTGTCCCCCGTCAATTTCTGCAATGTTTGAATAAACAAAGCATTGCTGATGTGCAATTAGGCGACCAAGTGCATCAGGAAATGTCGGTGCTGTTTGCGGATATTCGTGACTTCACCACCCTCGCTGAAACCATGACTCCCCAGAACATTTTTAAATTGATAAATGCCTATCTTTCTCGCATGGAACCCGCCATCATCGAGAATCAGGGATTTATTGATAAATATATGGGGGATGGAATTATGGCACTGTTTAGCGGCGATGCGGATGACGCCCTCAAAGCAGGAATTTCCATGTTGCATCGCCTAACTGAATATAACCAGCACCGCGCTCAATCAGGTTATACGCCACTGCGGATTGGAATTGGCATCAATACGGGTCCTTTGATGCTCGGTACAGTTGGGGGAGAACACCGCATGGATAGTACGGTGATTAGTGATTCAGTTAACTTAGCTTCCCGCCTGGAAAGTTTGACGAAAGAATATGGCGTGTCACTGTTAATTACTCATCATACTTTTGCGCGTTTGCATCACCCAGCCGAGTATAGTATTCGCTTTATTGAACAGGTTAAAGTTAAGGGAAAATCAAAAGCCGTTGCTGTTTTTGAAGCCTTTGATGGGGATGAACCGACAATAAGGCAGGGAAAATTAGCGACGCTCAAAGTTTTTGAAGGCGGTTTGTGGCTCTACTATAAGCGGTCTTTCAGTGAAGCCGCCCAAATGTTTGAAGCCGTATTGACCATGAATCCATCCGATACCGTCGCCCAAATTTATCTTCAGCGTTGCCAGTTTCAGAAGACTAAGGTTTTACCGCTCTCTCCATCAATACCGAATCAAGAACATCGCTTTTAA
- a CDS encoding glycosyltransferase family 39 protein, producing MKKLSVISNHSLTQAQWFLVFLIAALVLWGISLGNVPLRDWDEGTRALVAREIYRTGNWLYPRLQGTSYLLKPPLMDWAIALSYSIGGVHEFTTRLPGAFFSACGVPLLYGVGQELFRQRLPAVLAASVYLTLLPVVRHGRLAMLDGTAVSFFLLLLFCLLKSRQDRRWAVGVGLGVGLISLTKGLLVVPLAAIAGAFLLANRQFSLLKSPYFWLGLLLGNAPVFAWYIAQWQHYGTSFLQVHFQSQGLERLSQTVENNGGDPWYYLLELLKYTWPWLIFLPSGLSLAWQKRRSSWGCLVLIGTIGYLLIISVMNTKLPWYIMPVYPFVALAVAAQLTEFWQNHQRYPRFLIGIFGFLSVAGLAGCVYFILADPQPVLILMGGVVALTMGVVAWYIQQNNPRFILILFLGMYLILGLLMTSKSWLWELNEAFPVKPVAALIQKHTNPNQVVYTSFAYGRPSLNFYSDRQVIPADATTLQQLWSTKPYFLLDSATLTKLSLPDSVSLGTAEGFTLVAP from the coding sequence ATGAAAAAATTATCGGTAATCTCGAATCACTCGCTCACCCAAGCCCAGTGGTTCTTAGTTTTTTTGATAGCCGCCCTCGTGCTTTGGGGTATTTCTCTAGGAAACGTACCTTTACGAGATTGGGATGAGGGAACTCGTGCTCTAGTCGCTAGAGAAATTTACCGTACTGGCAACTGGCTTTATCCCAGACTTCAGGGAACATCCTACCTCCTGAAACCGCCTTTGATGGATTGGGCGATCGCATTAAGTTACAGCATCGGGGGTGTTCATGAATTCACCACACGCCTACCGGGTGCTTTCTTTTCAGCTTGCGGCGTACCTCTGCTTTATGGGGTAGGGCAAGAACTTTTTCGCCAACGCTTACCAGCCGTTTTGGCTGCCAGTGTTTACTTAACCCTGCTGCCTGTTGTGCGTCACGGACGTTTGGCGATGCTCGATGGTACAGCCGTTTCTTTCTTCTTGTTGCTGCTATTTTGCCTGCTCAAATCCCGTCAGGATCGACGTTGGGCTGTCGGAGTGGGATTGGGTGTAGGACTGATTAGTTTAACAAAAGGCTTATTAGTGGTGCCTCTAGCTGCGATCGCAGGAGCATTTCTCCTGGCAAATCGGCAGTTTTCTTTATTAAAAAGTCCCTATTTTTGGCTTGGATTATTATTAGGAAATGCGCCAGTATTTGCCTGGTATATAGCCCAGTGGCAACATTACGGAACCAGTTTTTTGCAAGTGCATTTTCAATCTCAAGGGTTGGAGCGCCTGTCTCAAACGGTTGAAAATAATGGGGGCGATCCTTGGTATTACTTACTAGAGTTATTAAAATATACTTGGCCTTGGTTGATATTTTTGCCTAGTGGTTTATCGCTAGCTTGGCAAAAACGCCGGAGCAGTTGGGGTTGTTTGGTTTTGATTGGCACGATTGGTTATTTACTAATCATTTCTGTGATGAATACCAAACTTCCTTGGTACATCATGCCGGTGTATCCCTTTGTTGCTCTTGCTGTTGCCGCTCAACTCACTGAGTTTTGGCAAAATCACCAGCGCTATCCTCGATTTTTAATAGGAATTTTTGGCTTTTTATCAGTTGCAGGTTTGGCAGGATGTGTTTATTTTATCTTGGCAGATCCTCAGCCTGTGTTAATTCTTATGGGGGGTGTTGTAGCCCTGACAATGGGGGTAGTGGCTTGGTACATTCAACAGAATAATCCTAGATTTATCCTGATTTTGTTCCTGGGGATGTATTTAATTTTGGGACTATTAATGACCTCTAAATCTTGGCTGTGGGAATTAAACGAAGCGTTCCCTGTAAAACCAGTGGCGGCTTTAATCCAAAAGCACACTAATCCTAATCAAGTGGTTTATACGTCGTTTGCTTATGGGCGTCCGAGTTTAAATTTTTATAGCGATCGCCAAGTTATTCCTGCTGATGCTACTACTTTGCAACAGTTATGGTCAACGAAACCTTACTTTTTATTAGATAGCGCAACGTTAACCAAATTGTCATTACCGGATAGTGTTTCTCTCGGCACCGCAGAAGGCTTTACCCTAGTTGCGCCTTAA
- a CDS encoding TauD/TfdA family dioxygenase, which produces MIAAKKTDLLAIEENPLILPASCLFQIDTKNDIDFDAYASALFEAGIILLDLGFDNPDASIMTTIVEHLGTIDTHDGKGMVIWDVKYDANVDQDKGTRSLTTKKFPIHTDASFEEPPPQYVALYVVAEDSLGGGITQLIDGRQILQHLSREAISVLQTKAFKFRVPQEFIKNKAYIEASILNGEGNFRYRQEVLILDDCTPQELQAIGELELLLANKSLIKSIFLKTGTIIIFDNGRFLHGRTKVRDKNRHLKRLRFQAKQTRFGVDCETYVYRKESGCLG; this is translated from the coding sequence ATGATAGCGGCAAAAAAGACTGACCTCCTAGCAATTGAAGAAAATCCCCTGATATTACCTGCTTCATGCCTCTTTCAGATCGATACGAAGAATGACATTGATTTTGATGCTTACGCTTCTGCGCTATTTGAGGCTGGGATTATACTTCTGGATCTTGGTTTTGATAATCCCGATGCTTCCATCATGACAACGATTGTGGAACATCTTGGCACTATTGATACTCATGACGGTAAAGGAATGGTTATATGGGATGTGAAATATGATGCTAATGTAGACCAGGATAAAGGAACACGATCGCTGACGACAAAGAAGTTCCCTATACATACCGATGCTTCTTTTGAGGAACCCCCACCTCAATATGTTGCTCTCTATGTTGTTGCAGAAGATAGCTTAGGAGGTGGCATAACTCAATTAATTGATGGACGGCAAATATTGCAGCATCTTTCCAGGGAAGCGATTTCAGTTTTGCAAACAAAGGCTTTTAAATTTAGAGTTCCCCAGGAATTTATTAAAAATAAGGCTTATATTGAAGCCTCTATACTTAATGGAGAGGGGAACTTCAGATACCGTCAAGAAGTTCTGATACTTGATGATTGTACTCCTCAAGAGTTGCAGGCTATCGGCGAGCTTGAGTTGTTATTGGCAAATAAGAGTTTGATTAAGTCAATTTTCTTAAAGACAGGAACGATTATCATTTTCGACAACGGAAGATTTTTGCATGGGCGCACAAAAGTCAGGGACAAAAACAGACACTTAAAACGCCTGCGCTTCCAGGCAAAACAAACGAGATTCGGGGTTGACTGCGAAACCTACGTTTACAGGAAAGAGAGTGGTTGTCTTGGCTGA
- a CDS encoding tubulin--tyrosine ligase family protein, whose protein sequence is MKQIIPEVKDGLARQFTGDTKLFLEQLATQGNDATWYTTAFNPYPFGISPNEFQTQSKLQRIVQKAIQYVVTHYFIDTRIQRFISLSESVLSLLEPLYKNNYVLGCFRPDFLHDIDGNINICEINARFPVNGYFISHYINNLIPSLPYLHPSLRSIPGLAQVKSVFCQKFIAGSQIGIVKGCEKGWDIFFLDYELNKAGYTCRLLRPENLQVTEKSLGDLDGVFHYFVLELHQHELLQTLYSELLQNLSTSFGYFNDLRTIFIAHDKRLLAVFSSEDIMKDYLPQEEAAFLREHVVPTYVMSQSPEIVEEALAHPEAWIMKPHLLGKGAGIVFGKFSSPTKWEEIIKEKACSEYVLQRYVPQKKFPILTSLNGEVSIIPMHVVGMLPAFDDVFFGSGIYRASPKNIVNVSGGGTILFPVLIGDEHAE, encoded by the coding sequence ATGAAACAAATAATACCTGAGGTTAAAGATGGGTTAGCCAGACAGTTTACTGGAGACACCAAGTTATTTCTTGAGCAATTAGCCACTCAGGGGAATGATGCCACCTGGTATACCACAGCCTTTAATCCTTATCCGTTTGGTATCTCTCCCAACGAATTTCAGACGCAGTCCAAATTACAACGGATTGTGCAAAAAGCCATTCAATACGTGGTAACTCATTATTTTATCGATACAAGAATACAACGATTTATTAGCTTATCAGAAAGCGTTCTTTCCCTGCTAGAACCCCTTTATAAAAACAACTATGTGCTTGGTTGTTTTCGTCCTGACTTCCTTCATGATATCGATGGAAACATCAACATTTGTGAAATCAATGCCCGGTTCCCTGTCAATGGCTACTTCATCAGTCATTACATCAATAACCTTATTCCTTCTTTACCATACTTACACCCCAGCCTAAGAAGCATTCCAGGTCTTGCTCAGGTTAAAAGCGTTTTTTGCCAAAAGTTCATAGCAGGTTCTCAGATAGGTATCGTTAAAGGCTGTGAAAAAGGGTGGGATATATTTTTTCTGGATTATGAGTTAAATAAAGCCGGGTATACATGCCGACTGCTCAGACCCGAAAATTTACAGGTCACAGAAAAATCGCTAGGCGATCTGGATGGGGTTTTTCACTATTTTGTTCTTGAGTTACATCAGCATGAATTACTACAAACACTCTATAGCGAACTCCTGCAAAACCTCAGCACCAGCTTTGGTTATTTTAACGATCTCAGAACAATTTTCATTGCTCATGATAAACGACTTCTTGCCGTCTTCTCTTCAGAAGACATAATGAAGGATTATCTGCCTCAAGAAGAGGCTGCATTTCTCCGTGAGCATGTCGTACCAACTTACGTTATGTCTCAATCTCCGGAGATTGTTGAAGAAGCATTAGCACATCCAGAAGCGTGGATTATGAAGCCACACCTTTTGGGCAAAGGGGCAGGTATTGTTTTTGGTAAATTTTCTTCACCAACAAAATGGGAAGAAATCATTAAAGAAAAAGCTTGCTCTGAGTATGTACTGCAACGCTATGTTCCCCAAAAAAAGTTTCCTATTCTCACGTCATTAAACGGGGAAGTCTCAATCATCCCCATGCACGTTGTTGGCATGTTACCCGCTTTTGATGATGTTTTTTTTGGTTCCGGCATTTATCGAGCATCTCCCAAAAATATTGTTAATGTCTCTGGGGGAGGAACGATACTATTTCCTGTACTCATAGGTGATGAACATGCAGAGTAA
- a CDS encoding succinate dehydrogenase/fumarate reductase flavoprotein subunit — translation MLEHDVIIVGGGLAGCRAALEIKRTDPNLDVALVAKTHPIRSHSVAAQGGMAATLKNVDVEDTWEAHAFDTVKGSDYLADQDAVEILTREAADVVIDLEHMGVLFSRLPDGRIAQRAFGGHSNRRTCYAADKTGHAILHELVNNLKRNGVRLYDEWYVMQLIVEEGQAKGVVMFRIRDSQLQVVRAKVVMFATGGYGRVYNTTSNDYASTGDGLAMSAFAGVPLEDMEFVQFHPTGMYPVGVLLSEAVRGEGAYLINANGDRFMATYAPSRMELAPRDITSRAIVREIRAGRGIHPDGSAGGPFIYLDLRHMGREKIMSRIPFCWEEAHRLLGIDAVHEPIPVRPTVHYSMGGIPVNTDGQVRSGPDGLIEGFFAAGEAACVSVHGANRLGSNSLLECIVYGRRTGAAIARYIQDRKLPDINEQSYIRSTQEQINTLMNQSGTIRIGTLRQNFQDCMTQYCGVFRTQELMQEGFNQLKQLQQQYEQIYLDDKGTTWNTELIEALELRSLMVVGEIILTSALNRKESRGAHCREDYTERDDTNFLKHTMAFYSPAGIDLNYLPVAITRFEPKERKY, via the coding sequence ATGCTAGAACACGATGTCATTATTGTGGGGGGCGGATTAGCTGGGTGTCGCGCCGCTTTGGAAATTAAACGGACTGACCCCAATTTGGATGTCGCCCTCGTTGCCAAAACTCACCCCATTCGTTCTCACTCCGTCGCTGCACAAGGAGGAATGGCTGCCACACTGAAAAATGTGGATGTGGAAGATACCTGGGAAGCCCATGCTTTTGATACCGTTAAGGGTTCCGATTATCTAGCCGACCAAGATGCGGTGGAAATCCTCACCCGCGAGGCTGCCGATGTGGTGATTGACTTAGAACACATGGGGGTTCTGTTTTCTCGCTTGCCCGATGGTCGCATTGCTCAGAGGGCGTTTGGTGGACATTCCAACCGACGCACCTGCTACGCGGCGGATAAAACCGGTCATGCCATTCTGCACGAACTGGTTAACAACCTGAAACGTAACGGGGTGCGCCTCTACGATGAGTGGTACGTGATGCAGCTCATTGTGGAGGAGGGGCAGGCCAAAGGGGTGGTGATGTTCCGGATTCGGGACAGTCAGTTGCAAGTGGTACGGGCGAAGGTGGTGATGTTTGCCACGGGCGGCTATGGGCGTGTTTATAATACTACGTCCAATGATTATGCCTCGACGGGGGACGGCCTAGCCATGTCTGCCTTTGCGGGTGTGCCGTTAGAGGATATGGAATTTGTGCAGTTTCACCCCACGGGGATGTATCCGGTGGGTGTCTTGCTGTCGGAAGCGGTACGCGGTGAAGGTGCTTATTTAATTAATGCCAATGGCGATCGCTTTATGGCAACCTACGCCCCCAGTCGCATGGAACTCGCTCCTCGCGATATTACTTCAAGAGCGATCGTCCGTGAAATTCGGGCGGGACGTGGGATTCATCCCGATGGCAGTGCAGGTGGCCCCTTTATCTATCTTGACTTGCGTCATATGGGCCGAGAAAAGATTATGAGCCGGATTCCCTTCTGTTGGGAAGAAGCTCATCGCCTGTTAGGGATTGATGCTGTCCATGAACCCATTCCCGTGCGCCCAACGGTTCACTATTCCATGGGGGGGATACCGGTGAACACCGATGGACAGGTGCGTAGCGGCCCCGATGGACTGATTGAGGGCTTCTTTGCAGCGGGAGAAGCCGCCTGTGTTTCTGTGCATGGGGCAAACCGATTGGGGAGTAATTCGCTGTTGGAATGTATCGTCTATGGCAGGAGAACTGGGGCTGCGATCGCACGTTACATCCAAGACCGAAAATTACCCGATATTAATGAACAATCCTATATCCGTTCCACCCAAGAACAGATTAATACTCTGATGAACCAATCGGGAACCATCCGGATTGGGACGTTGCGCCAAAACTTCCAAGATTGCATGACTCAATACTGTGGTGTTTTCCGTACACAAGAGTTAATGCAAGAAGGATTCAATCAGCTCAAACAACTGCAACAACAATACGAACAAATTTACTTGGATGACAAAGGTACCACTTGGAATACGGAGCTCATCGAAGCCTTGGAACTCCGGAGTTTAATGGTGGTTGGAGAAATTATCCTCACATCTGCCCTGAACCGGAAAGAAAGTCGGGGTGCTCACTGTCGCGAAGATTATACCGAGCGAGATGATACCAATTTCCTCAAACATACAATGGCATTTTATTCCCCCGCAGGCATTGATTTAAACTATCTACCTGTGGCGATTACGAGATTTGAACCGAAAGAGCGGAAATATTAA
- a CDS encoding phytoene desaturase has product MKIVVIGSGFGGLSTAIRLQAQGHQVTIAEKRDKPGGRAYVYQQDGFTFDAGPTIITAPYLIHELFELSNRTTGDYVTLVPLDPFYNVRFEDGSVFHYNGSSDYLLEQIRQFNPADVEGYHRFYRASEQVFQKGLPLMTKPFSHFTDMLKVAPDMLQLQSFKSVAGFVNQYIQDERLRQVFSFHPLLIGGNPFQSTSVYAMIHKLEQAFGVWFAMGGTGALVQGLVRLFQDLGGELRLNTEVAEILIEGKTKRATGVALKDGELLQADAVVSNADVALTYLNLVPVQFRRKYSNRYLQNLRYSMSLFVVYFGTNRRYNHMAHHEILMGPRYREWMVDLFDLRFAAALRYRKHLASDFSLYLHRPTATDPTLAPPGCDCWYVLAPVPNLDGATDWKEVAKPYRDAIVQYLEQHYLPDLSSHIVTEHHIDPVHFRDELNSYKGTAFSVEPTLFQSAWFRPHNQSEDIPNLYCVGAGTHPGAGLPGVMSSGKIVAEMISRAG; this is encoded by the coding sequence ATGAAGATTGTTGTAATTGGAAGTGGCTTTGGTGGGCTATCGACTGCCATCCGACTACAGGCACAGGGGCATCAGGTGACGATCGCAGAAAAACGGGATAAACCCGGTGGTCGTGCCTATGTCTATCAGCAGGATGGCTTCACCTTCGATGCTGGTCCCACCATCATTACCGCTCCCTACCTGATTCATGAACTGTTTGAATTGAGTAACCGCACAACTGGGGATTACGTGACACTGGTGCCGCTTGACCCGTTCTACAACGTGCGGTTTGAAGATGGCTCGGTATTTCACTATAACGGCTCCAGCGACTACCTGCTGGAACAAATTCGGCAATTCAACCCTGCTGATGTGGAAGGCTACCATCGGTTTTACCGGGCATCTGAGCAGGTGTTTCAAAAGGGATTACCCCTGATGACGAAGCCGTTTAGCCACTTCACCGATATGCTCAAAGTCGCTCCCGATATGCTGCAATTGCAGTCCTTCAAATCAGTAGCAGGATTTGTAAATCAGTACATCCAGGATGAGCGATTACGGCAGGTGTTTAGCTTTCATCCCCTCCTGATTGGCGGCAATCCCTTTCAGAGTACCTCCGTCTACGCCATGATTCACAAACTGGAGCAGGCTTTCGGAGTCTGGTTTGCAATGGGTGGCACGGGCGCATTAGTGCAGGGTTTGGTGCGATTGTTTCAAGATTTGGGTGGAGAATTACGGCTCAATACAGAAGTTGCAGAGATTTTGATTGAGGGTAAGACGAAACGAGCAACTGGGGTTGCACTCAAGGATGGTGAATTGCTCCAGGCAGATGCTGTTGTGAGTAATGCCGATGTTGCCCTGACCTATCTCAATTTAGTTCCAGTCCAGTTTCGCCGCAAATATAGCAATCGCTACCTGCAAAATCTGCGATATTCGATGTCACTATTCGTCGTTTACTTTGGCACGAATCGACGCTACAACCACATGGCACACCATGAGATTTTGATGGGTCCGCGCTACCGGGAGTGGATGGTAGATTTGTTCGATCTGCGCTTCGCAGCAGCGCTTCGCTATCGCAAGCACCTAGCATCAGACTTTTCGCTCTATCTTCATCGCCCTACTGCAACTGACCCCACCCTTGCGCCACCTGGTTGTGACTGCTGGTATGTGCTGGCTCCAGTTCCAAACCTGGATGGTGCAACGGATTGGAAAGAGGTGGCAAAGCCTTACCGTGATGCGATCGTTCAGTATCTAGAGCAGCACTATCTACCGGATTTGTCAAGTCATATTGTCACCGAACACCATATCGATCCAGTACATTTCCGGGATGAGTTGAATAGCTACAAGGGCACTGCGTTTTCAGTGGAGCCTACTTTGTTCCAGTCTGCTTGGTTCCGTCCTCATAACCAAAGCGAGGATATTCCTAATCTCTATTGTGTAGGAGCCGGAACCCATCCAGGAGCGGGATTACCAGGGGTGATGAGTTCAGGCAAGATTGTGGCAGAGATGATTAGCAGGGCTGGATGA
- a CDS encoding DUF2283 domain-containing protein, with amino-acid sequence MAEVKVYYDQVGNTLTVWFGNPQEEYTCEETGDEVILMKDRNGEVIGFEKLNYIIPSPAKLKISFETATA; translated from the coding sequence ATGGCAGAAGTGAAAGTTTATTACGACCAGGTTGGCAATACCTTAACCGTCTGGTTTGGCAATCCACAGGAGGAATATACCTGTGAAGAAACTGGAGATGAAGTGATTTTGATGAAAGATAGAAATGGAGAAGTTATTGGTTTTGAAAAACTCAATTACATCATTCCATCTCCCGCAAAGCTCAAAATCTCCTTTGAAACGGCAACGGCATAA
- a CDS encoding DUF4258 domain-containing protein, translating into MTDKEPDSLFFTAQTPLNCNIRVTVAYWNIITQIKHPIMNGQEAAVQATLTQPDQIRRSRSDSNVYLFYKLQREKRWLCAVIRQLNGEGFLITTYPTDAIKEGEIVWQK; encoded by the coding sequence ATGACCGACAAAGAACCAGACAGCCTGTTCTTCACTGCCCAAACACCTCTCAATTGCAACATCCGCGTCACTGTCGCCTACTGGAACATCATTACCCAGATCAAACATCCGATCATGAATGGGCAAGAAGCAGCAGTACAGGCAACCCTGACCCAACCTGATCAAATCCGCCGCAGCCGCAGTGATTCTAACGTTTATTTGTTCTACAAACTTCAGCGAGAAAAACGATGGCTTTGTGCCGTTATCAGACAACTAAACGGAGAAGGATTCCTGATTACCACCTATCCCACTGATGCAATCAAAGAAGGAGAAATCGTATGGCAGAAGTGA